TGGGGCTTTTGGCAAACGATTGGGCAAGTATGATCAGGTTGACCAGCTCTTTACTCACCGTCGTGCGACGGTTTCCCTAGGTTATATCGGTCTGTATGAAGTGGCAGCAGTCTTTTATGGCGGTAATTGGGAGACCAATCCAGAAGCCAAGGACTTTACGATTGCTATCGTCAAAGATATGAAGCGCCGGGTGGAAGAATGGTCAGAGCAGTACGACTATCACTTCTCTGTTTACTCGACACCATCTGAAAGCCTGACCGACCGGTTCTGCCGTTTGGATACAGAGAAGTTTGGGGTCGTTCCGGATATTACTGACAAGGAATACTATACTAACTCCTTCCACTACGATGTTCGGAAGAATCCAACGCCTTTTGAAAAGCTGGACTTTGAGAAGATTTATCCTGAAGTGGGAGCCTCAGGCGGATTTATCCACTACTGTGAATATCCTGTTCTTCAGCAAAATCCAAAGGCACTGGAAGCTGTCTGGGACTATGCCTATGACCGAGTTGGTTACTTAGGTACAAATACGCCGATTGACCGCTGTTACAAGTGTAACTTTGAGGGAGATTTCACGCCGACCGAGCGGGGCTTCACCTGTCCAAACTGTGGCAACAGCGATCCCAAGACGGTTGACGTAGTCAAGCGGACCTGCGGTTACTTAGGGAATCCGCAAGCCCGTCCGATGGTCAATGGCCGACACAAGGAAATATCAGCTCGGGTCAAGCACATGAATGGCTCAACTATTAAGTACGAAGGAAATTAAGATGGGAAAGTATCAATTGGACGACAAAGGAAAGGCTCAGGTGCAGCGTTTCCATGAAAAGCATTCGCGGGGAGGCAATGGCAAAAAAGAGCGATTGGCCAAACTGCGTCAGCAATTTTTAGAAAAGAACAAGAAATAATAGAAAGAAGTCAGAGTGGGGCGCAAGGCGATCTCACTCTCTTCGTATCAGGAGGTACTATGGAGCTGAGACGACCGAAACTAGAAGACAAGGAAAAGATTTTAGAGATGCTGGCTGACTTTGAAGCAGCTGGTAGCCGACAGGACGGCTTCTTTGGAGGAGCGGATTTTGTTTATGAGGACTGGCTGGAGACCATTCAGCTAGCTGAGGCAGGTCTAGGCTTGCCGCAAGGTTTTGTGCCTTACATCCAACTGGTCTCTTTTGCTGCGGATGGTCAGGCTGTGGGCTTTCTCAATCTGCGCTTACGGCTCAATGACCATTTGCTCCAAGAAGGCGGGCATATCGGTTATAGTATCCGTCCCTCTGCGCGTGGGAAAGGATTGGCAAAAGAGCAGTTGCGACAAGGCTTGCAAGTAGCCAAAAGTAAAAATATCAAACGTGCTTTAGTGACTTGCGATAGTGACAATGCTGCCAGTCGAGCAGTGATTTTGGCTAATGGCGGAGCTTTAGAGGATATTCGAGCTGGTAAAGAGCGTTATTGGATTGATTTAGATTGAGGATAGTTTATGAAGTTACGACGACCAACTTTGGAAGATAAAGATGCGATTTTAGAGATGATTGCGGAGTTCGATGCAGCAAAATCCTATATGCACGGTGGCATGGGCTCAACTTGGAAGCGAGCAAAGGATTATGAGGATTGGTTGCGAATTGTAGAGCAGCAGGAGGATACTGAGAATCTGCCAGCAGGTTGGGTTCCCGCCATCCAATTTTTATCCTTTGATGAGACTGGCTTGCCTCTGGGTTTTTTAGCTCTGCGCTTGTCTTTGAATGACAAATTATTTGTGGAGGGCGGGCATATTGGCTATTCTATCCGGCCTAGTCAACGCAGAAAGGGATTGGCTAAGTTGCAGCTAGAGCTCGGGCTAGCAGAGGCTCGCAAGCAAGGATTGGAACGAGTGCTGATTACCTGCGATGAAGACAACGAAGCCAGCCGACGCACCATTCTCTCTGCTGGCGGTGTTTACGAAAATACAATCGACAGAAGTCAGCGCTACTGGATTGATATCAATTAAGGAGGGAACATGGATCTAAGACGACCAACTTTGGAAGATAAAGACGCAATTTTAGAGATGATTGCTGAGTTCGATGCTGCAAAATCCTATATGCACGGTGGCATGGGCTCTGCTTGGAAGCAAGCAAAGGATTATGAGGATTGGTTGCGAATTGTAGAGCAGCAGGAGGATGCTGCCAACCTACCAGTAGGCTGGGTTCCTGCCATCAAATTTTTATCCTTTGATGAGACAGGCTTGCCTCTGGGCTTTTTAGCCCTGCGCTTGTCCTTGAATGACAAATTATTTGTGGAGGGTGGGCATATTGGCTATTCTATCCGGCCTAGTCAACGCAGAAAGGGTTTGGCTAAGTTGCAGCTAGAGCTAGGACTTGCAGAGGCTCGAAAGCAAGGACTGGAACGAGTGCTGATTACCTGCGATGAAGACAACGAAGCCAGCCGACGCACCATTCTCTCTGCTGGCGGTGTTTACGAAAATACAATCGACAGAAGTCAGCGCTACTGGATAGATTTGGAGGATGACGATGAACAATCCCAAACCTCAAGAATGGAAAAGTGAGGAGCTGAGCAAGGGACGCATCATTGACTATAAGGCCTTTAACTTTGTGGATGGCGAAGGCGTCCGCAATTCCCTCTATGTCAGTGGCTGTATGTTTCACTGTGAGGGCTGCTATAATGCAGCAACTTGGTCCTTCAACGCTGGCATTCCTTATACCCAAGAGTTGGAGGAGCAGATTATGAAAGACTTGGCGGAGCCCTATGTGCAGGGGCTGACCCTCCTAGGCGGTGAGCCTTTTCTCAATACAGGCATCCTCCTGCCCTTGGTCAAGCGGATTCGGAGAGAGCTGCCGGACAAGGATATCTGGTCTTGGACGGGCTACACTTGGGAAGAGATGATGTTGGAAACGGAGGACAAGCTGGAGCTGCTGAGTCTGATTGACATCTTGGTGGACGGCCGTTTTGATATCACGAAGAAAAATCTCATGCTACAATTTCGTGGTTCTTCCAATCAGCGCATCATTGATGTGCAGAAGTCCCTTCAGTCTGGCCAGGTAGTCATCTGGGACAAGCTCAATGATGGTTTGCAGGCCTATGAGCAAGTGGATCGAGATGGCTTGTTATAATCGTCTAGATTGGAGCAAAACTTTCAGTATAAAAATAGGACATTTTGTTCAACGTTGTCTACAATTTTTAAAGATGCTTACTTATGATGAAAGTGGCTCTCAGAGTTCATGAGCCAAGCTCTATTTTCCTTATCAGAAAAGGCGGTGCCAATGCCTTGGTATCGCTTTATTTTTCTGTGTTTTGGCTTGAATTCGATTTCAAAGTTGAAGTCGTTGACAAAAGAATAGGATTTTTTTACAATTATGTAATATTCTTAAGAATTTCTTAAAAAGCCATGTTTTTATGCTATAATAGACTAGAGTAATTTCGCACAGAAAGTAGTAAGGTGAATGTATCAGAGAGCAAAAAAGTCTAAAAAGAAAAACGATCGATTAAAAATAGTGAATAGCACCCTCTTGGGTGTTTATACTTTGTTAGCAGCCTTCTTGATTTTCACAATTTTCCGCTATCATTTTCTAGCTTTTCGATATGTGAATATCTTAGTGACAGTCCTCATCCTAGCAGTGGCAGTCCTATTAGGATTCCTGATTTTCAAGGGTAAGGCAGGAAAGACCACCAGTGCTATTCTAATAGTAGCCCTGCTTGTGGGGTCAGTGTCTATGTATGCTGTAAAGGGTTTAGTCGACTTGTCGGCTGGCGTTAATTCCACTTCTAACTACTCTGAGTATGAAATGAGTATCGTGGTGCCGGCAGATAGTGATGTTAAGAACCTCAAGCAGTTGACAAATGTCTTAGCACCATCAGGCAATGACCAAGACAATGTCCAAGCGCTGATGAAAAATATCAGTCAGACACAAGGGCATGAGCTAACAGTGGATACAGCATCTTCTTATCTCGCTGCCTATAAATCGTTAACTTCTGGTGAAGTCAAGGCTATGGTCTTGAATAGTGTCTTTGAAGATACGATTCGTGGCGAAGATCCTGACTATGCTTCTAAGATTAAAAAAATCTATACTTACAAGATAAGCAAGAAGATTGATACAGCTATTGGCAAGCAAGATCCAAATGCAGAAGTCTTTAATATCTATGTCAGTGGTATTGACACTTATGGACCGATTTCTTCTGTGTCACGCTCGGATGTCAACATTATCATGACAGTCAACCGTAAGACCAAGAAAGTCTTGTTGACAACGACACCACGCGATGCCTATGTTCCGATTGCGGATGGTGGCCTTAATCAGCCGGATAAGCTGACTCATGCGGGTATTTATGGCGTGGACGCTTCAGTTCATACCTTGGAAAATCTCTACGGCATTGATTTAAACTACTATGTCCGGCTAAATTTCACTTCCTTCCTCAAGTTGATTGATTTGCTGGGTGGGATTGATATTGAGAACGACCAAGACTTTACCAGCCTGCACGGTAATTACCATTTCCCTGTAGGTAAGGTCCATCTTAACTCTGACCAAGCTCTAGGCTTCGTCCGTGAGCGGTATTCTTTAAATGGTGGAGATAATGATCGTGGTAAGAACCAAGAAAAGGTTATTGCAGCGGTCATTAAGAAACTGACCTCGACAGATGCACTGAAGAATTACAATGCCATTCTTTCAGGACTGCAGGATTCTGTTCAGACCGATATGAGTTTGGAAACAATGATGAATCTGATCAATACTCAGTTGGAGTCAGGCGGAAATTATAACGTGACTTCTCAGGCCTTGACCGGAACTGGAAATACAGGTCTGCCTTCTCATGCGATGCCAGAAGCCAATCTCTACATGATGGAAATTGATCAAAATAGCTTGGCAGCAGCCAAAGCAGCGATCCAAGAAGTGATGGAAGGGAAGTAAAGCATGATTGATATTCACTCGCATATCATTTTTGATGTGGATGACGGTCCTAAGACACTAGAGGATAGCCGACGTCTGCTCGAAGAAAGCTATCGTCAGGGCGTTCGCACCATTATTTCTACTTCTCATCGCCGAAAGGGCATGTTTGAAACGCCTGAAGAAAAGATTGCAGCAAACTTCAAGCAAGTGCAGGACTTGGCCAAGCAAGTTGCTGACGACTTGACCGTGCTATATGGAGCGGAGATTTACTATACTAGTGATATTTTGCAAAAGCTAGACGAGGGAACATTTCCCAGTCTAGGTGCCACTAAGTATGTCTTAATCGAGTTTAGTATGAATACACCCTACAAGGATATTCATTCCGCCTTGGGCAATGTTATTCGCCTTGGAATGACTCCGGTAGTGGCACATATTGAGCGTTATCACTGTCTGGAAAATGACGAAGACAGGGTCAGCGAATTGATCAATATGGGCTGCTATATGCAGGTCAATAGTTCAAATGTTTTGAAGCCTAAGCTCTTTGGTGATCGTTATAAATTTATGAAAAAGCGTGTTCAGTTCTTTCTAGAACGGGACTTAGTTCATTTCGTTGCTAGCGACATGCACAATCTTGATGACAGACCACCTTATATGCAAAAGGCCTATCAGATTGTCGCGAAAAAATATGGTGCTGAGCGTGCGGAAGAACTCTTTAAGACAAACCAAGAAATCTTATTAAGTAACGAGTTTATTTAATCAATCAAACTCTGGAGAAAGTAAATACATGAATCAAGAAAATCAAATGATCGAAATCGATGTGTTGTCTCTGTTGAAGACAATTTGGAAACGGAAATTTTTAATTATCTTAACTGCCTTATTGACAGGTATTTTAGCCCTAGGTTATAGCGTTTTTATTGCCAAGCCTGCTTATAAGAGTACGACGCGTATCTACGTTGTCAATCGTCAGCAGGGCGAAAATCCTACCTTGACAAACCAAGACTTGCAGGCCGGTTCTTATCTGGTAAAAGACTACAAGGAAATTATCCTGTCTCAAGACGTTTTGGCATCTGTCATTTCAGAATTGAAACTGTCAGGTTCGCCATCTGACTTGGCATCTAAGGTAACTGTGACCGTACCGACAGATACTCGGATTGTGTCAATCACGGTTACGCATGCAGATCCGGCAGAAGCAAGCCGTATTGCCAATACCTTACGTGAAGTTGCTGCTGAGAAAATCATCGCTGTTACCAAGGTATCCGACGTTACAACTCTGGAAGAAGCAGAAACACCGAAAACACCGTCTTCTCCAAACATTCGTCGCAATACTATCATTGGAGTGCTTGCGGGTGGTGTCTTGATGGTCCTTGTAGTAGTGAGCGTGGAAATCCTTGATGACCGTGTCAAGAAGCCAGAAGATATCGAAGAAACCCTAGGAATGACCCTGCTTGGTGTCATCCCAGATATGAGTAAGGTAGGTTAGGAGATACAATGCCAATTCTAGAGTTAGCAAAAAAGAAAAAACTTTCTATTTCACGGGTAGAGGAGTATTACAATGCTCTTCGGACCAATATCCAACTTAGTGGTGAAGATATCAAGGTGATTGCTGTTAGTTCTACCTTCCCAGGTGAGGGAAAGACGACAACTTCAACCAATCTTGCCCTGACCTTTGCCAAGGCGGGTCATAAGACACTTTTGATTGATGCAGATATCCGAAATTCAAAAATGCTAGGTGGAGTCTTTAAGAGCGGTGAGAAGGTTTCTGGCTTGACAGAGTATCTTGCGAGAAATACAGACCTATCTCAAGGACTGTGTGAAACGGATGAGGAAAATCTCTTCGTCATCACCTCAGGACAAGCGTCACCTAATCCAACGGCTCTTCTCCAGAGTGAACGATTTACCACTATGATGAGCGTCTTGCGCCGTCATTACGACTATATTATTGTGGATACGCCGCCTATTGGTATGGTGGTAGACGCAACCTTGATTGCTAAAGTTTGCGATGCTAGCCTTTTAGTCGTATCGACAAATGAAGTCAAACGGAAAATGGTTCAGAAATCTAAAATGCAGTTGGAACAATCATCCACACCATTCCTTGGCGTGGTCTTAAATAAATACAATGTCCAAGCAGACAAATATGGTTTCTATGGTTCCTATGGACACTATGGGGATAATTTGAGTAAAGAATAGAAAAAAATAAAGGGATATTATGGAATTAACACGATCACAAAAAAGAATTATTCTGATGATAGCAGATGCTGTTTTAATATATTTTAGTGGTTTTGTGGCATACTTCTTTTTATCTGAATATGTTTTGCTGTCAGATTTGAGTTTTGTACAAACCTTAACAATGACAGTAGTGCTCTATTTTTTAATTGGAATCAAAACGAAACTTTTTTCGATTATCAATCGTTACACGGACTATAAAACTCTCAGTACGATCAGTCTAACCTTGGTTGGTGCTTACTTTGTTATTTTCTTAGTAGAACTTGCGCTATCCTTGCATACAAGCTATCGTTTTTTATTGCTTAGTTGCATGTTCTCTATTTTGTTTACTATGTCCATTCGTCTTTGCTGGAGAATGTGGTTTAGTTTTAAAAACGGAACAACCTATACAGAGGTTGAAGAAAGCAAAGTAAGTAGAACGCTGGTGGTCGGAGCAGGGGATGGTGGAAGCCTATTTATTAAAACGGCTTTAAAAGAGTCACCTGAGTTAAAGATTGTTGCTGTTGTAGATAGTGATACAAGTAAGCAAGGCTCGTTTTTACATGGTGTCAAAGTTGTTGGTACGGATAGTCAAATCCCTGAAATTGTAGCAAATTATGAGATAAGTCAGATTGTCCTAGCAATTCCTTCTCTTAAACCAGATGAGTATGAACGGCTTTTTTCTCTTTGTAAAAAGACAGGTGCTAAAGTTAGTGCTATGCCAAAATATGAAGAAGTGGTTACCGGAAAGTTAAGAGTACATAAATTACGGGAAATTGATATTGCTGATTTATTGGGAAGAAAAGAAGTTAGGCTTGATCAAACGAGTTTGCAATCCAATATTGATGGTAAGACAATTTTGGTAACAGGAGCAGGAGGTTCAATTGGTTCAGAGCTTTGTCGTCAGATTGCTCGTTTTTCTCCTGCAAGATTACTACTTTTAGGTCATGGAGAAAATTCTATCTATTTAATTCATAAAGAATTACTTGCTCAATATGGAGATAAAGTCGAGATTGTGCCTCTTATCGCAGATATACAAGATCGAGAACGGATATTCCATATTATGCATGAGTATCAACCTGATCGTGTTTACCATGCGGCAGCTCATAAGCATGTCCCATTGATGGAATACAACCCAACTGAAGCAGTAAAAAACAATATTTATGGAACCAAAAATGTGGCTGAAGCTGCCAAAGCAGCTGGAGTTGCTAAATTTGTAATGGTTTCTACAGATAAGGCTGTGAATCCTCCAAACGTCATGGGAGCTACAAAACGTGTGGCTGAAATGATTGTTACAAGTTTGAATGAGGAAGGGAAGACCTTGTTTGCAGCGGTTCGCTTTGGGAATGTTTTAGGCAGTCGAGGTAGTGTAGTGCCTTTGTTCAAGGAGCAAATTGCGAACGGTGGTCCAATTACAGTCACAGATTTCCGAATGACACGGTATTTCATGACTATTCCTGAAGCAAGTCGTCTTGTTATTCAAGCGGGTGCGCTAATGCATGGTGGAGAAATTTTCGTGTTAGATATGGGTGAGCCAGTTAAAATTTTAGATTTAGCTAAAAAAATGATTACCTTAAGCGGTCACACGGAAGAGGAAATCCAAATTGTAGAAGCTGGAATTCGCCCAGGAGAGAAATTATATGAGGAATTGCTCTCTACTGAAGAGCGAGTTGACGAACAAATCTATGAAAAAATATTTGTAGGAAATGTTCAAGCTTTACCGAATTCAGAAGTAACAGCTTTCATTGATTCTATTTCTAAATTAGATGGAGCAGAATTGAAAGCTAAATTAATAAAATTTGCGCAACAGTAGGGGGGAGATAAAGTATGTATAAATTTATTAAACGCATTTTTGATATTATTTTATCCTTTTGCGGTATGATTGTACTATCACCTCTATTTCTTGTTCTGATTATAGCCATAAAGTTAGATTCAAGGGGACCAGTACTTTTTAAACAAAAACGTATAGGATTACACAAAAAACACTTTTTTATTTTAAAGTTTAGAACGATGCGGATTGACACACCTAAAGACACTCCCACTCATTTATTAGAAAATCCTGAACAATGGATTACGAAGGTTGGGAAATTCATGCGTAAAACATCTCTTGATGAATTGCCGCAAATTTGGAATATCTTTGTTGGAGACATGAGCATCATTGGCCCTCGGCCTGCCCTTTGGAATCAATATGATTTGATTGAGGAACGTGATAAATATGGTGCTAATGATGTGTTACCAGGATTAACTGGTTGGGCACAGATTAATGGTCGTGATGAACTACCAATCAAACGAAAAGCTGAACTTGATGGCTACTATGTAAAAAATATGTCCTTTGCTCTAGATTGTCGCTGTTTCTTTGGAACTATTCTAAGTGTTTTAAAAAGTGACGGTGTCGTTGAAGGAGGAACAGGACAGAAAAAGGAGGGATAGAGTGGAGAAATCTCAAGTTGCAGGAAAGAAAATTCTATTTTTTTCTCCTGCATTTTTTGGATATGAATATAAGATAGCTCAAAAAATGAGAAATCTTGGTGCAGAAGTTGATTATTATGATGTACGTTCTGTCTATGGGGCATTTGCAAGGGCATTATTAAAAGTATCTCCAGCACTATTTCATAAACGTTCTTTAAAGTATTATAAAAATATAATAGAACAGAATAGATTAAAGAATTATGATTATATAGTAATAATAAAGGGAGATATGACTCCGATTCCAATTCTTAAAGAAATGAGAAAAGTTTATGATCGGGCAAAGTTTGTTTTGTATTTATGGGATTCTATTGAGAACATCCCAAATATAAGTAGTAAATTCGACTATTTCGATAGATTGTTGACCTTTGATTTAAATGATGCCAAAGAGAACACGCAATTTATTTTTAGGCCTCTTTTTTATGGAGATGATTATATTTCTCATGATGTTTCTAGTAAAGCTAAGTATGATCTGGCATTTTTGGGGACGATACATTCTGATAGATATAAAATTCTTAAGAAAATAAATCAATTTTCTAAGGAAAATAATTTATCGGCTTTCTATTTTGCTTATTTACAGAGTAAATTTATTTATTATTATTATAAATTAACAAGAGCAGAAT
Above is a window of Streptococcus cristatus ATCC 51100 DNA encoding:
- a CDS encoding sugar transferase, whose amino-acid sequence is MYKFIKRIFDIILSFCGMIVLSPLFLVLIIAIKLDSRGPVLFKQKRIGLHKKHFFILKFRTMRIDTPKDTPTHLLENPEQWITKVGKFMRKTSLDELPQIWNIFVGDMSIIGPRPALWNQYDLIEERDKYGANDVLPGLTGWAQINGRDELPIKRKAELDGYYVKNMSFALDCRCFFGTILSVLKSDGVVEGGTGQKKEG
- the nrdG gene encoding anaerobic ribonucleoside-triphosphate reductase activating protein, producing the protein MNNPKPQEWKSEELSKGRIIDYKAFNFVDGEGVRNSLYVSGCMFHCEGCYNAATWSFNAGIPYTQELEEQIMKDLAEPYVQGLTLLGGEPFLNTGILLPLVKRIRRELPDKDIWSWTGYTWEEMMLETEDKLELLSLIDILVDGRFDITKKNLMLQFRGSSNQRIIDVQKSLQSGQVVIWDKLNDGLQAYEQVDRDGLL
- the cpsA gene encoding LCP family glycopolymer transferase CpsA, producing MYQRAKKSKKKNDRLKIVNSTLLGVYTLLAAFLIFTIFRYHFLAFRYVNILVTVLILAVAVLLGFLIFKGKAGKTTSAILIVALLVGSVSMYAVKGLVDLSAGVNSTSNYSEYEMSIVVPADSDVKNLKQLTNVLAPSGNDQDNVQALMKNISQTQGHELTVDTASSYLAAYKSLTSGEVKAMVLNSVFEDTIRGEDPDYASKIKKIYTYKISKKIDTAIGKQDPNAEVFNIYVSGIDTYGPISSVSRSDVNIIMTVNRKTKKVLLTTTPRDAYVPIADGGLNQPDKLTHAGIYGVDASVHTLENLYGIDLNYYVRLNFTSFLKLIDLLGGIDIENDQDFTSLHGNYHFPVGKVHLNSDQALGFVRERYSLNGGDNDRGKNQEKVIAAVIKKLTSTDALKNYNAILSGLQDSVQTDMSLETMMNLINTQLESGGNYNVTSQALTGTGNTGLPSHAMPEANLYMMEIDQNSLAAAKAAIQEVMEGK
- a CDS encoding polysaccharide biosynthesis protein, which gives rise to MELTRSQKRIILMIADAVLIYFSGFVAYFFLSEYVLLSDLSFVQTLTMTVVLYFLIGIKTKLFSIINRYTDYKTLSTISLTLVGAYFVIFLVELALSLHTSYRFLLLSCMFSILFTMSIRLCWRMWFSFKNGTTYTEVEESKVSRTLVVGAGDGGSLFIKTALKESPELKIVAVVDSDTSKQGSFLHGVKVVGTDSQIPEIVANYEISQIVLAIPSLKPDEYERLFSLCKKTGAKVSAMPKYEEVVTGKLRVHKLREIDIADLLGRKEVRLDQTSLQSNIDGKTILVTGAGGSIGSELCRQIARFSPARLLLLGHGENSIYLIHKELLAQYGDKVEIVPLIADIQDRERIFHIMHEYQPDRVYHAAAHKHVPLMEYNPTEAVKNNIYGTKNVAEAAKAAGVAKFVMVSTDKAVNPPNVMGATKRVAEMIVTSLNEEGKTLFAAVRFGNVLGSRGSVVPLFKEQIANGGPITVTDFRMTRYFMTIPEASRLVIQAGALMHGGEIFVLDMGEPVKILDLAKKMITLSGHTEEEIQIVEAGIRPGEKLYEELLSTEERVDEQIYEKIFVGNVQALPNSEVTAFIDSISKLDGAELKAKLIKFAQQ
- a CDS encoding GNAT family N-acetyltransferase, whose amino-acid sequence is MKLRRPTLEDKDAILEMIAEFDAAKSYMHGGMGSTWKRAKDYEDWLRIVEQQEDTENLPAGWVPAIQFLSFDETGLPLGFLALRLSLNDKLFVEGGHIGYSIRPSQRRKGLAKLQLELGLAEARKQGLERVLITCDEDNEASRRTILSAGGVYENTIDRSQRYWIDIN
- a CDS encoding CspC family polysaccharide chain length determinant protein, which codes for MNQENQMIEIDVLSLLKTIWKRKFLIILTALLTGILALGYSVFIAKPAYKSTTRIYVVNRQQGENPTLTNQDLQAGSYLVKDYKEIILSQDVLASVISELKLSGSPSDLASKVTVTVPTDTRIVSITVTHADPAEASRIANTLREVAAEKIIAVTKVSDVTTLEEAETPKTPSSPNIRRNTIIGVLAGGVLMVLVVVSVEILDDRVKKPEDIEETLGMTLLGVIPDMSKVG
- a CDS encoding GNAT family N-acetyltransferase; this translates as MDLRRPTLEDKDAILEMIAEFDAAKSYMHGGMGSAWKQAKDYEDWLRIVEQQEDAANLPVGWVPAIKFLSFDETGLPLGFLALRLSLNDKLFVEGGHIGYSIRPSQRRKGLAKLQLELGLAEARKQGLERVLITCDEDNEASRRTILSAGGVYENTIDRSQRYWIDLEDDDEQSQTSRMEK
- a CDS encoding GNAT family N-acetyltransferase, giving the protein MELRRPKLEDKEKILEMLADFEAAGSRQDGFFGGADFVYEDWLETIQLAEAGLGLPQGFVPYIQLVSFAADGQAVGFLNLRLRLNDHLLQEGGHIGYSIRPSARGKGLAKEQLRQGLQVAKSKNIKRALVTCDSDNAASRAVILANGGALEDIRAGKERYWIDLD
- the cps4B gene encoding capsular polysaccharide biosynthesis protein Cps4B — translated: MIDIHSHIIFDVDDGPKTLEDSRRLLEESYRQGVRTIISTSHRRKGMFETPEEKIAANFKQVQDLAKQVADDLTVLYGAEIYYTSDILQKLDEGTFPSLGATKYVLIEFSMNTPYKDIHSALGNVIRLGMTPVVAHIERYHCLENDEDRVSELINMGCYMQVNSSNVLKPKLFGDRYKFMKKRVQFFLERDLVHFVASDMHNLDDRPPYMQKAYQIVAKKYGAERAEELFKTNQEILLSNEFI
- a CDS encoding tyrosine-protein kinase; the protein is MPILELAKKKKLSISRVEEYYNALRTNIQLSGEDIKVIAVSSTFPGEGKTTTSTNLALTFAKAGHKTLLIDADIRNSKMLGGVFKSGEKVSGLTEYLARNTDLSQGLCETDEENLFVITSGQASPNPTALLQSERFTTMMSVLRRHYDYIIVDTPPIGMVVDATLIAKVCDASLLVVSTNEVKRKMVQKSKMQLEQSSTPFLGVVLNKYNVQADKYGFYGSYGHYGDNLSKE